Proteins encoded within one genomic window of Ottowia sp. SB7-C50:
- the paaC gene encoding 1,2-phenylacetyl-CoA epoxidase subunit PaaC yields the protein MSSVAEQAAAPIHQAQAATISIANHAPLQYVLHLADNAVVLGQRNAEWCGHAPVLEEDMAMANNSLDLIGQARLLYQHAAERLNNDVRSPRSTVWPAGPVTEDTLAYFRGDTDFRNYVLLELPHHTGLVPSAGGTRDWSITIVRNFLYSALMVLVWEGLQQSSDAQLAAIAAKSLKEVRYHLRHSRDWLVRLGDGTDESHRRAQAALDYLLPFTDEFWTASALETEAVDQGAGVDVPALRAAWDQIVDEAIAEATLQRPAAVKRYVPEGKRGVHSEYLSYLLGEMQSLARQHPGAVW from the coding sequence ATGAGTTCAGTGGCAGAACAGGCCGCAGCGCCCATCCATCAAGCGCAAGCAGCTACCATTTCAATAGCAAACCACGCGCCGCTGCAATACGTCTTGCACCTGGCCGACAACGCCGTGGTGCTGGGCCAGCGCAACGCCGAATGGTGCGGTCACGCGCCGGTGCTGGAAGAAGACATGGCCATGGCCAACAATAGCCTGGACCTGATCGGCCAGGCGCGCCTGCTCTACCAGCACGCCGCTGAGCGCCTGAACAACGACGTGCGCTCGCCGCGCAGCACCGTGTGGCCCGCCGGCCCCGTGACCGAAGACACGCTGGCCTATTTCCGCGGCGACACCGACTTCCGCAACTACGTGCTGCTGGAGTTGCCGCACCACACCGGCCTGGTGCCCTCGGCCGGCGGCACGCGCGACTGGTCCATCACCATCGTGCGCAACTTTCTCTACAGCGCATTGATGGTGCTGGTGTGGGAGGGCCTGCAGCAATCCAGCGACGCGCAGCTGGCTGCCATTGCCGCCAAGAGCCTGAAAGAAGTGCGCTACCACCTGCGCCATTCGCGCGACTGGCTGGTGCGCCTGGGCGACGGCACCGATGAATCGCACCGCCGCGCGCAGGCCGCACTCGATTACCTGCTGCCCTTCACCGACGAGTTCTGGACCGCCAGCGCGCTGGAAACCGAAGCCGTCGACCAGGGCGCCGGCGTGGACGTGCCGGCACTTCGCGCCGCGTGGGACCAGATCGTCGATGAAGCGATCGCCGAGGCCACGCTCCAGCGCCCGGCCGCCGTCAAGCGCTACGTGCCCGAAGGCAAGCGCGGCGTGCATTCCGAATACCTGAGCTACCTGCTGGGCGAGATGCAAAGCCTGGCGCGGCAGCACCCGGGGGCGGTGTGGTGA
- the paaD gene encoding 1,2-phenylacetyl-CoA epoxidase subunit PaaD: protein MPRERERAEEFAALWQALDQLTDPEIPVVTLQEMGILRDVRRGADGRVEVVITPTYSGCPAMDQIAGDVAATLRDHGVDGHVVTQLAPAWTTDWMTPESREKLRAYGIAPPHGGGAAGAAVIQFASTSAAKDRPAVHCPQCGSANTTETSHFGSTACKALYRCLDCLEPFDHFKNI, encoded by the coding sequence ATCCCCCGCGAGCGGGAGAGGGCCGAAGAATTCGCCGCCCTGTGGCAGGCGCTCGACCAGCTCACCGACCCCGAAATCCCCGTCGTCACGCTGCAAGAGATGGGCATCCTGCGCGACGTGCGGCGCGGCGCCGATGGCCGGGTGGAAGTCGTCATCACCCCCACCTACAGCGGCTGCCCGGCGATGGACCAGATCGCGGGCGACGTCGCCGCCACGCTGCGAGACCACGGCGTTGACGGCCACGTCGTTACCCAGCTGGCGCCCGCCTGGACGACCGACTGGATGACGCCCGAGTCGCGCGAGAAGCTGCGCGCGTATGGCATCGCGCCGCCCCACGGCGGCGGCGCAGCTGGCGCGGCGGTGATTCAGTTTGCGTCCACCTCGGCTGCCAAGGACCGCCCCGCCGTGCACTGTCCCCAGTGCGGCTCGGCCAACACCACCGAAACCTCGCATTTCGGCTCCACGGCCTGCAAGGCGCTGTACCGCTGCCTGGACTGCCTGGAACCTTTCGACCATTTCAAAAATATCTAG
- the paaE gene encoding 1,2-phenylacetyl-CoA epoxidase subunit PaaE, with protein sequence MSAPRFHDLTVARVHPEAAGAVAITFAVPDELHDSFNFQPGQFLTLRTTIDGQDVRRNYSICSTKSRYSKDKQLEVGIRPMEGGMFSNWAATQLKVGDTLAVMPPDGRFVIKKPRALHRVGFAAGSGITPILSIIASTMEESDTAKFTLVYGNRRMNSVMFNEALQDLKDKYKNRLTLIHILSRQAQEVPMLEGRIDGAKVQQLIDTLLPAKSMDEVFVCGPEAMIESVEAALQAAGVPADRIYSERFTSPRLEEMSPEARRAAIVQPDPEAPVGQVALTVVIDGKAHELAMRSDQHVLDVALNAGLDLPYSCKAGVCCTCRAKVMDGAVTMDKNFTLEAEEMAQGFVLSCQARPTTDKLTVSYDER encoded by the coding sequence ATGTCCGCCCCGCGCTTTCACGATCTCACCGTCGCCCGCGTCCACCCCGAAGCCGCCGGCGCCGTCGCCATCACCTTTGCCGTGCCCGACGAGTTGCACGACTCGTTCAACTTCCAGCCCGGCCAGTTCCTGACGCTGCGCACCACCATCGACGGCCAGGACGTGCGCCGCAACTACTCGATCTGTAGCACCAAGAGCAGGTACAGCAAGGACAAGCAGCTGGAAGTCGGCATCCGCCCGATGGAAGGCGGCATGTTCTCCAACTGGGCGGCCACGCAACTCAAGGTGGGCGACACGCTGGCCGTGATGCCGCCCGATGGCCGCTTCGTCATCAAGAAGCCGCGCGCGCTGCACCGCGTGGGCTTTGCGGCGGGCTCGGGCATCACGCCCATCCTCAGCATCATCGCCAGCACGATGGAAGAGTCGGACACGGCCAAGTTCACGCTGGTGTACGGCAACCGCCGCATGAACAGCGTGATGTTCAACGAGGCGCTGCAAGACCTGAAGGACAAGTACAAGAACCGCCTGACGCTGATCCACATCCTGTCGCGCCAGGCGCAGGAAGTGCCCATGCTGGAAGGCCGCATCGACGGCGCCAAGGTGCAGCAGCTCATCGACACCCTGCTGCCTGCCAAGAGCATGGACGAAGTGTTCGTGTGCGGCCCCGAAGCCATGATCGAATCGGTCGAAGCCGCACTGCAAGCCGCCGGCGTGCCGGCCGACCGCATCTACAGCGAGCGCTTCACCTCGCCGCGCCTGGAAGAAATGAGCCCCGAGGCACGCCGCGCCGCCATCGTGCAACCCGACCCCGAAGCACCGGTGGGCCAGGTGGCGCTCACGGTGGTGATCGACGGCAAAGCGCACGAACTGGCCATGCGCAGCGACCAGCACGTGCTGGACGTGGCGCTGAACGCCGGACTCGATCTGCCCTATTCCTGCAAGGCCGGCGTGTGCTGCACCTGCCGCGCCAAGGTGATGGACGGCGCGGTGACCATGGACAAGAACTTCACGCTCGAAGCCGAGGAAATGGCGCAGGGCTTCGTGCTGAGTTGCCAGGCGCGGCCGACGACCGACAAGCTCACGGTGAGCTACGACGAGAGATAG
- a CDS encoding septal ring lytic transglycosylase RlpA family protein codes for MSLDASTPSSLLAEPCSSAKAVHDMRCPNYSGFRARVGGGVDSSASASDDAGAPGLTAPSRASLGLRGGRDLQRGVASWYGPGFHGRLTANGEKFDMHELTAAHKTLPFGTRVLVHNPRTGKEVVVRINDRGPFIKGRVIDLSKAAAKALGFNARGHDAVVLREVAPASDRDS; via the coding sequence GTGAGCCTCGATGCTTCCACTCCTTCATCCCTGCTGGCTGAGCCCTGCTCGTCCGCCAAGGCGGTGCACGACATGCGCTGCCCCAACTATTCGGGCTTCCGCGCCCGCGTGGGCGGCGGCGTAGACAGCAGCGCGTCGGCCAGCGACGACGCTGGCGCACCCGGCCTGACGGCGCCTTCGCGCGCCTCGCTGGGGCTGCGCGGCGGCCGCGACCTTCAGCGCGGCGTGGCGTCGTGGTACGGCCCCGGCTTTCACGGACGGCTGACGGCCAACGGCGAGAAGTTCGACATGCACGAACTCACCGCCGCGCACAAGACGCTGCCCTTCGGCACGCGCGTGCTGGTACACAACCCGCGCACTGGCAAGGAAGTGGTGGTGCGCATCAATGACCGCGGGCCGTTCATCAAGGGCCGCGTCATTGACCTGAGCAAGGCGGCCGCCAAGGCGCTGGGCTTCAATGCGCGCGGCCACGACGCCGTGGTGCTGCGCGAAGTGGCGCCAGCCAGTGATCGCGACAGCTGA
- a CDS encoding OmpW/AlkL family protein: protein MFKKSMLLAAVLAGLAAPAWAQTSGDSPWLVRLRAVHLNSANGDSTGLGLTINNKWLPEADVSYFFTPNIAAELILTYPQRQSVYAGGAYIGSLRHLPPTLTLQYHFTNSSPVTPYVGAGLNYTRFSSVDVLGGAADVKRNSFGPALQVGASYALTKNLSLNLDVKKVWIKTDVYAGGNKAGTFKVDPVLVGVGLGYRF, encoded by the coding sequence ATGTTCAAGAAAAGTATGTTGCTGGCGGCCGTGCTTGCCGGCTTGGCCGCGCCCGCCTGGGCCCAGACCTCGGGCGACAGCCCGTGGCTGGTGCGCCTGCGCGCCGTGCACCTCAACAGCGCCAACGGCGATTCGACCGGCCTGGGCCTGACGATCAACAACAAGTGGCTGCCCGAAGCGGACGTGTCGTATTTCTTCACGCCCAACATCGCCGCGGAGCTGATCCTGACCTATCCGCAGCGCCAGTCGGTCTATGCCGGCGGCGCCTACATCGGCTCGCTGCGCCACCTGCCGCCCACGCTGACGCTGCAGTACCACTTCACCAATTCGTCGCCGGTCACGCCCTATGTGGGCGCGGGCCTGAACTACACGCGCTTCAGCTCGGTCGACGTGCTGGGCGGCGCCGCCGACGTCAAGCGCAATTCGTTCGGCCCCGCGCTGCAGGTGGGCGCCAGCTACGCACTGACCAAGAACCTGTCGTTGAACCTGGACGTCAAGAAGGTCTGGATCAAGACCGACGTCTACGCCGGCGGCAACAAGGCTGGCACCTTCAAGGTCGACCCCGTGCTGGTGGGCGTCGGCCTGGGCTACCGGTTCTGA
- a CDS encoding TlyA family RNA methyltransferase, translating into MRADQFLVDRGLAASRSQAQRLIAAGARWLSPSGWKALSKSDELPPHAEVELLDAAEARYVSRGGLKLEGALRETGLDVAGRHCLDVGQSTGGFTDCLLQHGAASVTGVDVGHGQLHPRLTADARVRALQGVNARTLDASKLIAEGADSSSAAGLFCSEFDIAVADLSFISLTLVLPALASLLKPGGHALLLVKPQFELQAADIGKGGIVRDAGLYAQVEQRLRAACADAGLDVRQWLPSPIAGGDGNREFFLYAVRTALSKSSS; encoded by the coding sequence GTGCGTGCCGACCAGTTCCTCGTCGATCGCGGCCTGGCCGCCAGCCGCAGCCAGGCGCAGCGCCTGATTGCGGCCGGTGCGCGCTGGCTGTCGCCCAGCGGCTGGAAGGCGCTCAGCAAGAGCGACGAGCTGCCGCCGCACGCCGAAGTCGAATTGCTCGACGCGGCCGAGGCGCGCTATGTCTCGCGCGGCGGGCTCAAGCTGGAAGGTGCGCTGCGCGAAACGGGGCTCGACGTCGCCGGGCGGCATTGCCTCGACGTCGGCCAGTCCACCGGCGGCTTCACCGACTGCCTGTTGCAGCACGGCGCGGCCAGCGTGACCGGCGTGGACGTGGGCCACGGGCAGCTGCACCCCAGGCTGACGGCCGACGCGCGCGTGCGGGCGCTGCAGGGCGTCAATGCGCGCACGCTGGATGCTTCAAAATTAATAGCTGAGGGCGCTGATTCATCCAGCGCTGCAGGCCTTTTTTGTTCTGAATTCGACATCGCGGTGGCCGATCTGTCCTTCATTTCGCTCACGCTGGTGCTGCCGGCGCTGGCGTCGCTGCTCAAGCCCGGCGGCCACGCGCTGCTGCTGGTCAAGCCGCAGTTCGAGCTGCAAGCGGCCGACATCGGCAAGGGAGGCATCGTGCGCGATGCGGGCCTGTACGCGCAGGTCGAGCAACGCCTGCGCGCCGCCTGCGCCGATGCGGGCCTGGACGTGCGGCAATGGCTGCCCAGTCCTATCGCCGGTGGCGACGGCAACCGCGAATTCTTTTTGTACGCCGTGCGAACGGCGCTTAGCAAATCCTCATCATGA
- the ahcY gene encoding adenosylhomocysteinase — MNARLKNPVAADSAIADINLAPWGRKEIAIAETEMPGLMAIRDEFAKKKPLKGARITGSLHMTIQTAVLIETLQALGADVRWASCNIFSTQDHAAAAIAANGTPVFAIKGETLTDYWDYTHRIFDFGKKGSKGEGPNMILDDGGDATLLMHLGQQAETNPKVLANPKSEEEKILFAAIKAKLKEDPTWYSRKSAEIIGVTEETTTGVHRLKEMSAAGTLLFRAINVNDSVTKSKFDNLYGCRESLVDGIKRATDVMIAGKVAVVCGYGDVGKGSAQALRALSAQVWVTEIDPICALQAAMEGYRVVTMEEAAPLADIFVTTTGNKDVITYKHMKAMKDQAIVCNIGHFDNEIQVAELEKNCKWEEIKPQVDHVIFKDGKRIILLAKGRLVNLGCATGHPSYVMSSSFANQTIAQIELFTHPDAYDVGKVYVLPKHLDEKVARLQLAKLNAKLTELTPEQAKYIGVPKQGPYKPDTYRY, encoded by the coding sequence ATGAACGCCCGCCTGAAAAACCCCGTGGCCGCCGATTCGGCCATTGCCGACATCAACCTCGCGCCCTGGGGCCGCAAGGAAATCGCCATTGCCGAAACCGAGATGCCCGGCCTGATGGCGATCCGCGACGAATTCGCCAAGAAGAAGCCCCTCAAAGGCGCCCGCATCACCGGCAGCCTGCACATGACGATCCAGACCGCGGTGCTGATCGAAACCCTGCAAGCCCTCGGTGCCGACGTGCGCTGGGCGTCGTGCAACATTTTCAGCACGCAAGACCACGCCGCCGCCGCCATTGCCGCCAATGGCACGCCGGTGTTCGCCATCAAGGGCGAGACGCTGACCGACTACTGGGACTACACCCACCGCATCTTCGACTTCGGCAAGAAGGGCAGCAAGGGCGAAGGCCCCAACATGATCCTGGACGACGGCGGCGACGCCACGCTGCTGATGCACCTGGGCCAGCAGGCCGAAACCAACCCCAAGGTGCTGGCCAATCCGAAGAGCGAAGAAGAAAAAATTCTGTTTGCCGCCATCAAGGCCAAGCTCAAGGAAGACCCCACCTGGTACAGCCGCAAGTCGGCCGAGATCATCGGCGTGACCGAAGAAACCACCACCGGCGTGCACCGCCTGAAAGAGATGAGCGCCGCCGGCACCCTGCTGTTCCGCGCCATCAACGTCAACGACAGCGTCACCAAATCGAAGTTCGACAACCTGTACGGCTGCCGTGAATCGCTGGTCGATGGCATCAAGCGCGCCACCGACGTGATGATCGCCGGCAAGGTCGCCGTGGTGTGCGGCTATGGCGACGTGGGCAAAGGCTCGGCGCAGGCGCTGCGTGCGCTGTCGGCCCAGGTGTGGGTGACCGAGATCGACCCCATCTGCGCCCTGCAGGCCGCCATGGAAGGCTACCGCGTGGTGACGATGGAAGAAGCCGCGCCGCTGGCCGACATCTTCGTCACGACCACGGGCAACAAGGACGTCATCACCTACAAGCACATGAAGGCCATGAAGGACCAGGCCATCGTGTGCAACATCGGCCACTTCGACAACGAGATCCAGGTCGCCGAGCTGGAGAAAAACTGCAAGTGGGAAGAAATCAAGCCGCAGGTCGACCACGTGATCTTCAAGGACGGCAAGCGCATCATCCTGCTGGCCAAGGGGCGCCTGGTGAACCTGGGCTGCGCCACCGGCCACCCCAGCTACGTGATGAGCAGCAGCTTCGCCAACCAGACCATCGCGCAGATCGAGCTGTTCACCCACCCCGATGCGTACGACGTCGGCAAGGTCTACGTGCTGCCCAAGCACCTGGATGAAAAGGTGGCCCGCCTGCAACTGGCCAAGCTCAACGCCAAGCTGACCGAGCTGACGCCCGAGCAGGCCAAGTACATCGGCGTGCCCAAGCAGGGGCCGTACAAGCCGGACACGTACCGCTATTGA
- a CDS encoding peptide chain release factor 3: MSHAAETRRRRTFAIISHPDAGKTTLTEKLLLFSGAIQIAGSVKARKASRHATSDWMEIEKQRGISVASSVMQMVYRDHVINLLDTPGHKDFSEDTYRVLTAVDSALMVIDAANGVEAQTRRLIEVCRQRDTPIITFVNKMDREVRDPLDILDEVERELGMPCVPMTWPVGQGKRFGGIINLRTRAMTVFQAGSEKRPQDFEVIPLTERDKLIARFGDAFLAAEESMELAVGASPAWDHDAFLAAKQTPVFFGSGVNNFGVMEVLDALVDMAPAPRPRTSSVVVNKEVREQVIQPEDNTFAGVVFKVQANMDANHRDRIAFVRVASGQYQPGMKLKVQRTSKELRPTSVVTFLSQRREAVDEAFAGDIIGFTTHGGVQLGDTITDGANLQFTGLPFFAPEMFMTVVLKNPLRTKQLQQGLAQLGEEGAIQVFKPDAGGNMLLGAVGQLQFEVVQHRLKTEYDCDIRLEGCQYTGARWITADTPAELREFENAYPLRMAHDAANALAYLCTSPYDVRLAQERFPKIHFHPLREHAGLALQGA, translated from the coding sequence TTGTCCCACGCCGCCGAGACGCGTCGCCGTCGCACCTTTGCCATCATCTCTCACCCCGACGCGGGTAAAACCACGCTGACGGAAAAGCTGCTGCTGTTTTCCGGCGCGATCCAGATTGCCGGCAGCGTGAAGGCGCGCAAGGCCAGCCGCCACGCCACCAGCGACTGGATGGAAATCGAAAAGCAGCGCGGCATCTCGGTGGCGTCCAGCGTGATGCAGATGGTCTACCGCGACCACGTCATCAACCTGCTCGACACGCCCGGCCACAAGGACTTCTCCGAAGACACCTACCGCGTGCTGACGGCCGTGGACAGCGCCCTGATGGTGATCGACGCCGCCAACGGCGTCGAGGCGCAGACGCGCCGGCTGATCGAAGTCTGCCGCCAGCGCGACACGCCGATCATCACCTTCGTCAACAAGATGGACCGCGAGGTGCGCGACCCGCTCGACATCCTGGACGAGGTGGAGCGCGAACTGGGCATGCCCTGCGTGCCCATGACCTGGCCGGTGGGCCAGGGCAAGCGCTTCGGCGGCATCATCAACCTGCGCACGCGGGCCATGACGGTGTTTCAGGCCGGCAGCGAAAAGCGCCCGCAGGATTTCGAGGTGATTCCGCTGACCGAGCGCGACAAGCTGATCGCCCGCTTTGGCGACGCCTTTCTCGCCGCCGAGGAAAGCATGGAACTGGCCGTGGGCGCGTCGCCCGCGTGGGACCACGACGCCTTTCTGGCCGCCAAGCAGACGCCCGTGTTCTTCGGCTCGGGCGTCAACAACTTCGGCGTGATGGAAGTGCTGGACGCGCTGGTCGACATGGCGCCCGCGCCGCGCCCGCGCACCAGCAGCGTCGTGGTCAACAAGGAGGTGCGCGAGCAGGTCATCCAGCCCGAGGACAACACGTTTGCCGGCGTCGTCTTCAAGGTGCAGGCCAACATGGACGCCAACCACCGCGACCGCATCGCCTTTGTGCGCGTGGCCAGCGGCCAGTACCAGCCCGGCATGAAGCTGAAGGTGCAGCGCACGTCCAAAGAGCTGCGGCCGACCAGCGTGGTCACCTTTCTGAGCCAGCGGCGCGAGGCGGTCGACGAGGCCTTTGCCGGCGACATCATCGGCTTTACCACGCACGGCGGCGTGCAACTGGGCGACACCATCACCGACGGCGCCAACCTGCAATTCACCGGCCTGCCCTTCTTCGCGCCCGAGATGTTCATGACCGTGGTGCTGAAGAACCCGCTGCGCACCAAGCAGCTGCAGCAGGGCCTGGCGCAACTGGGCGAAGAAGGCGCGATCCAGGTCTTCAAGCCCGATGCCGGCGGCAACATGCTGCTGGGCGCGGTCGGCCAGCTGCAGTTCGAGGTGGTCCAGCACCGCCTGAAAACCGAATACGACTGCGACATCCGCCTGGAGGGCTGCCAATACACCGGCGCGCGCTGGATCACCGCCGACACGCCGGCTGAACTGCGCGAGTTCGAGAACGCCTACCCGCTGCGCATGGCGCACGATGCGGCCAATGCGCTGGCCTATCTGTGCACCTCGCCCTACGACGTGCGGCTGGCGCAGGAGCGGTTTCCGAAGATTCACTTCCATCCGCTGCGGGAGCATGCGGGGTTGGCGCTGCAGGGAGCCTGA
- a CDS encoding EamA family transporter, which yields MSFSLGVYTLLCVLGISVGQLLFKQAAAALPASFSVLELMQNGWLIAALALYALTTLGWIWILRHAPLHVAYPFMGLAFLIVPLLAWAFLKEPLHWQTLVGGALILAGVALASMGTRG from the coding sequence ATGTCTTTTTCCCTCGGCGTCTACACCTTGCTCTGTGTGCTCGGCATCTCCGTCGGCCAATTGCTTTTCAAGCAAGCGGCGGCCGCACTTCCTGCTTCTTTCTCAGTTTTGGAATTGATGCAAAACGGGTGGCTTATCGCGGCTTTGGCTCTTTACGCCCTCACGACATTGGGCTGGATCTGGATCCTGCGCCATGCCCCTTTGCACGTCGCCTACCCTTTCATGGGCTTGGCTTTTCTTATCGTCCCCTTATTGGCCTGGGCTTTCCTCAAGGAGCCGTTACATTGGCAGACGCTAGTGGGTGGGGCACTGATTCTGGCGGGGGTCGCGCTGGCTTCAATGGGAACACGAGGATGA
- a CDS encoding glycosyltransferase family 2 protein, with the protein MKLAVAIPCYKVRAQILGVIAAIPPSVQRIYVVDDCCPQESGKLVQDQCTDPRVRVIFHEQNQGVGGAVRTGYRAALEEDMHIVVKVDGDGQMDPALIPHFTRAIERGKADYTKGNRFYRPESLKGMPPIRLFGNAALSFVNKLSTGYWSIMDPTNGYTAIHTAVLRELPLHKLEQRYFFESDMLYHLNTMRAVVHDVPMDSVYADEESSLRVSKVLPEFLVKHINRFFKRYVYLYLLRDFNLGSLYSLLGLLLCAVGVLFGGWQWWRSSMTGLPASSGTVMVAALPLIIGIQFLIAFLHHDVERVPTEPLSLDLTDVETGASANPIER; encoded by the coding sequence ATGAAACTTGCCGTTGCCATCCCCTGCTACAAAGTCCGCGCCCAGATTCTGGGCGTGATTGCCGCCATTCCGCCGTCAGTGCAGCGCATCTACGTCGTGGACGATTGCTGCCCCCAGGAGAGTGGCAAGCTCGTGCAGGATCAGTGCACCGATCCGCGTGTGAGGGTGATCTTTCACGAACAGAACCAGGGCGTGGGCGGCGCAGTGCGCACGGGCTACCGTGCAGCGCTCGAAGAAGACATGCACATCGTCGTCAAGGTGGATGGCGATGGGCAGATGGATCCGGCGCTGATTCCCCACTTCACCCGCGCGATCGAGCGCGGCAAGGCCGACTACACCAAAGGCAACCGCTTCTACCGCCCCGAATCGCTCAAGGGCATGCCGCCGATCCGGCTGTTCGGCAATGCGGCACTGTCGTTTGTCAACAAGCTCAGCACGGGCTACTGGTCAATCATGGACCCGACGAACGGCTACACCGCCATTCACACGGCGGTGCTGCGCGAATTGCCGCTGCACAAGCTGGAGCAGCGCTATTTCTTCGAATCCGACATGCTCTACCACCTGAACACGATGCGCGCAGTGGTGCACGACGTGCCGATGGATTCGGTCTACGCGGACGAGGAGTCAAGCCTGAGGGTTTCCAAGGTGCTGCCCGAGTTTCTGGTCAAGCACATCAACCGCTTCTTCAAGCGCTACGTGTACTTGTACCTGCTGCGCGACTTCAACCTGGGCAGCCTGTACAGCCTGCTGGGCCTGCTGCTGTGCGCGGTCGGTGTGCTGTTCGGCGGCTGGCAATGGTGGCGCAGCAGCATGACAGGGCTGCCCGCAAGTAGCGGCACGGTCATGGTGGCCGCGCTACCGCTGATCATTGGCATCCAGTTTCTGATCGCGTTTCTGCACCATGACGTGGAACGCGTGCCGACCGAGCCACTGAGCTTGGATCTGACGGATGTGGAAACCGGCGCTAGCGCAAACCCGATTGAGCGTTAG
- a CDS encoding HAD-IIB family hydrolase, whose translation MQPLATLPDGAWSQVRGIFTDVDDTLTTDGAVTADALQALDELADAGLTVIPVTGRPIGWSEPFARAWPVRAIVAENGAVAWVAPGNGEHQMGPQRLTGKRQQLSKLYQQDAARRARNLAQLQRTAARVLREVSGATLARDSAGRETDIAIDHSEFAHLDQARIDEVVRIMRDEGLHATVSSIHINGWIGEHDKWQGACWIARELLGIDLPAQIGRWLFVGDSTNDQVMFRHFTHSVGVANIRRFEPQLRFKPRYVTQGERGAGFAEMARALLGQLRQARG comes from the coding sequence ATGCAACCGCTGGCCACGTTACCGGACGGTGCGTGGTCACAGGTGCGCGGCATCTTCACCGACGTCGACGATACGCTGACGACGGACGGTGCGGTGACCGCCGACGCGCTGCAGGCATTGGACGAACTGGCCGATGCGGGGCTCACCGTCATCCCGGTCACCGGTCGCCCGATCGGATGGAGCGAACCCTTCGCGCGCGCCTGGCCGGTGCGCGCCATCGTGGCAGAGAATGGCGCCGTCGCTTGGGTGGCGCCGGGCAATGGTGAGCATCAAATGGGCCCTCAGCGCTTGACAGGCAAGCGCCAGCAGCTATCAAAACTATATCAACAGGACGCCGCCAGGCGCGCGCGCAACCTGGCGCAACTGCAGCGCACCGCCGCCCGCGTGCTGCGCGAGGTGTCCGGCGCCACGCTGGCGCGCGACTCGGCCGGCCGCGAAACCGACATCGCCATCGACCACAGCGAATTCGCCCATCTCGACCAGGCGCGCATCGATGAAGTCGTGCGCATCATGCGCGACGAGGGCTTGCATGCCACGGTGAGCAGCATCCACATCAACGGATGGATCGGTGAACACGACAAGTGGCAAGGTGCGTGCTGGATCGCGCGCGAACTGCTGGGCATCGACCTGCCCGCGCAGATCGGGCGCTGGCTGTTCGTGGGCGATTCGACCAACGACCAGGTGATGTTCAGGCACTTCACGCACAGCGTGGGCGTGGCCAACATCCGGCGCTTCGAGCCGCAGTTGCGCTTCAAACCCCGCTATGTCACCCAGGGCGAGCGGGGCGCGGGGTTTGCCGAAATGGCGCGCGCGCTGCTGGGCCAGCTGCGCCAGGCGCGCGGGTGA